The following are from one region of the Vibrio hyugaensis genome:
- the mgtE gene encoding magnesium transporter: MAEQIEFDQAHQALQEVTEALENGRFVHVRRQLQDMEPEDIAHLLEASPRKSREVLWQLTDPEDYGEILDELNEDVKDSLVSKMAPEALAEATEGMDTDDVAYVLRSLPDDVSREVLSQMDTADRQRVETALSYPEDTAGGLMNTDVITIRGDVDVDVVLRYLRMKGELPEATDALYVIDDDSKLIGELPITTLITTQPDVKVSAVMEDADDAITVDTSDSDVASLFERRNWVSAPVVDENQHLVGRITIDDVVDVIREDAEHSMMSMAGMDDDEDTFAPVVKSARKRSIWLGANVLAALAAASVSNMFEATLEQMAAIAVLMTIVPSMGGVAGNQTVALVIRGLALGHIGDSNKRELLLKEAAIGLLNGIMWALIIGGIVVAWKGNWMLGGIISAAMLTNLFVAGVAGVTIPILLKKMNIDPALAGGMALTTVTDVIGLSVFLGLATLLI; encoded by the coding sequence ATGGCAGAGCAAATAGAATTCGACCAAGCTCACCAAGCCCTCCAAGAAGTCACAGAAGCGCTGGAAAACGGCCGCTTTGTCCATGTTCGTCGCCAATTGCAGGACATGGAACCTGAGGATATCGCCCACCTTTTAGAAGCCTCTCCACGTAAAAGTCGTGAAGTACTCTGGCAACTGACTGACCCAGAAGACTACGGTGAGATTCTTGACGAGCTAAACGAAGACGTCAAAGACAGTCTCGTGTCCAAAATGGCCCCAGAAGCGCTTGCAGAAGCGACGGAAGGCATGGACACTGATGATGTGGCTTACGTACTGCGTAGCTTGCCTGACGACGTCTCACGTGAAGTTCTATCCCAGATGGACACCGCTGACCGTCAACGAGTCGAAACGGCGCTATCCTACCCTGAGGATACCGCTGGCGGATTGATGAACACCGACGTAATCACCATTCGTGGTGATGTGGATGTGGACGTTGTCCTGCGCTACTTACGCATGAAAGGCGAACTGCCAGAAGCAACCGATGCGTTATACGTCATTGATGATGATAGTAAGCTGATTGGCGAACTGCCGATTACCACACTGATTACCACTCAACCTGATGTCAAAGTCAGTGCAGTGATGGAAGATGCCGACGATGCAATTACCGTAGATACCAGTGACTCTGATGTTGCTAGTCTATTTGAACGTCGTAACTGGGTATCTGCACCTGTGGTTGATGAAAACCAACATCTGGTTGGTCGTATCACCATCGATGACGTGGTCGATGTTATCCGTGAAGATGCCGAACACTCAATGATGAGTATGGCGGGCATGGATGACGATGAAGACACCTTCGCACCTGTCGTAAAATCCGCTCGTAAACGCAGTATTTGGCTCGGTGCCAATGTCCTTGCAGCACTAGCGGCGGCCTCAGTATCCAACATGTTTGAAGCAACACTAGAGCAAATGGCGGCTATCGCCGTCTTGATGACCATTGTTCCATCGATGGGTGGCGTTGCGGGTAACCAAACGGTCGCTCTGGTGATCCGCGGTTTAGCACTTGGTCATATTGGTGATTCAAACAAACGAGAACTATTGCTGAAGGAAGCAGCTATCGGTTTACTTAACGGCATCATGTGGGCGCTGATCATCGGCGGTATCGTGGTTGCTTGGAAAGGAAACTGGATGCTTGGCGGTATCATCTCTGCGGCCATGTTGACCAACCTTTTTGTAGCAGGTGTTGCCGGCGTAACCATCCCTATTCTACTCAAGAAAATGAACATCGACCCAGCCCTGGCTGGCGGTATGGCACTGACCACGGTCACTGACGTGATTGGTTTGTCAGTCTTCTTAGGCCTCGCGACCCTGCTGATTTAA
- a CDS encoding RNA polymerase factor sigma-54, with product MKPSLQLKLGQQLAMTPQLQQAIRLLQLSTLDLQQEIQEALDSNPLLEVEEGQEEPQANSEDKSALDAADNSANETAEIDVPDSSDVIEKSEISSELEIDTTWDDVYSANTGSTGLALDDDMPVYQGETTESLHDYLMWQLDLTPFSETDRTIALAIIDAVDDYGYLTLSPEEIHESFDNEDVELDEIEAVRKRIQQFDPLGVASRNLQECLLLQLATFPEDTPWLAEAKMVLSDHIDHLGNRDYKLVIKETKLKEADLREVLKLIQQLDPRPGNRITPDDTEYVIPDVSVFKDHGKWTVSINPDSIPKLKVNQQYAQLGKGNSADSQYIRSNLQEAKWLIKSLESRNETLLKVARCIVEHQQDFFEYGEEAMKPMVLNDVALAVDMHESTISRVTTQKFMHTPRGIFELKYFFSSHVSTDNGGECSSTAIRALIKKLVAAENTAKPLSDSKIAALLADQGIQVARRTIAKYRESLGIAPSSQRKRLL from the coding sequence ATGAAACCTTCATTACAACTCAAGCTAGGTCAACAGTTAGCCATGACGCCGCAGCTACAACAAGCGATTCGTTTGTTGCAATTGTCGACGCTCGACCTTCAACAGGAAATCCAAGAAGCCTTGGACTCCAACCCTTTATTGGAAGTTGAAGAAGGCCAAGAAGAACCTCAAGCAAATAGTGAAGACAAATCAGCACTCGATGCTGCAGACAACAGTGCCAATGAAACTGCCGAGATTGATGTTCCTGATAGCTCAGACGTGATTGAAAAATCTGAAATCAGCTCTGAGCTAGAAATCGACACCACTTGGGACGATGTTTACAGCGCGAACACTGGCAGCACAGGCTTAGCGCTTGATGACGATATGCCGGTCTATCAAGGTGAAACCACTGAATCGCTGCACGATTACCTGATGTGGCAGTTAGACTTAACGCCATTTAGCGAAACCGACCGCACCATCGCGTTAGCCATCATTGATGCGGTTGACGACTACGGTTACCTCACGCTCTCTCCAGAAGAAATTCATGAAAGCTTCGACAACGAAGATGTTGAACTTGATGAAATCGAAGCCGTTCGCAAACGCATTCAACAATTTGACCCCCTTGGCGTTGCCTCTCGCAACCTTCAAGAATGTCTATTACTGCAATTAGCGACCTTCCCAGAAGATACACCGTGGCTCGCTGAAGCGAAAATGGTGCTGAGCGATCATATCGATCATCTTGGTAATCGCGATTACAAGCTCGTCATCAAAGAGACCAAACTGAAAGAAGCAGACCTACGTGAAGTGTTAAAGCTGATTCAGCAATTGGACCCTCGACCTGGCAACCGTATTACTCCAGATGATACCGAATACGTTATTCCTGACGTTTCCGTTTTTAAAGATCATGGCAAATGGACGGTTTCCATTAATCCTGACAGCATCCCAAAACTAAAAGTAAATCAACAATATGCGCAACTGGGTAAAGGCAACAGTGCCGATAGCCAGTATATTCGCAGCAATTTGCAAGAGGCAAAATGGCTGATTAAGAGCCTAGAAAGCAGAAACGAGACGCTTCTCAAAGTTGCAAGATGTATTGTTGAACATCAACAAGATTTCTTCGAGTATGGTGAAGAAGCCATGAAACCAATGGTACTTAACGATGTAGCATTGGCAGTGGACATGCATGAATCCACGATTTCTCGTGTGACTACACAGAAGTTCATGCACACACCACGTGGCATTTTTGAATTGAAGTACTTCTTCTCTAGTCATGTCAGTACAGACAATGGCGGAGAATGTTCGTCCACAGCAATTCGCGCGCTCATCAAAAAGTTGGTCGCAGCGGAAAATACCGCTAAACCATTGAGTGACAGCAAGATTGCTGCTCTTCTGGCTGACCAAGGGATTCAAGTCGCAAGACGTACGATCGCGAAGTATCGTGAATCCTTGGGTATCGCCCCTTCAAGTCAGCGTAAACGCCTACTTTAA
- the rluA gene encoding bifunctional tRNA pseudouridine(32) synthase/23S rRNA pseudouridine(746) synthase RluA, producing the protein MAMLEYNPPTDPWIDVVFEDEQILAVNKPSGLLSVPGRLAEHHDSMWSRLTEQYPDIQVVHRLDMCTSGLMVLAKNKRAESALKKQFQYRLTHKIYYARVWGHIEQEEGEIDLPLICDWPNRPLQKVCFEDGKPSRTIFQVAKREEHPDGSKTTIVRLLPITGRSHQLRVHMQALGHPIVGDEFYATEEAKAFSERLELHAAELSFYHPKTDWLRSIFVPCDFYLEAEEMIFDYFNPARKLPDYKTLPRP; encoded by the coding sequence ATGGCAATGCTTGAGTACAATCCACCAACCGACCCTTGGATTGATGTCGTTTTTGAAGATGAGCAAATTTTGGCGGTAAACAAGCCATCTGGTTTGCTTTCTGTGCCGGGGCGTCTTGCTGAGCATCACGACAGCATGTGGAGTCGCTTAACCGAGCAATATCCAGACATTCAAGTCGTGCATCGTTTAGATATGTGCACTTCTGGCTTAATGGTTCTTGCTAAAAACAAGCGTGCAGAAAGTGCGTTAAAAAAACAGTTTCAATACCGATTGACGCATAAAATCTACTACGCACGTGTTTGGGGCCATATTGAACAAGAAGAGGGCGAGATCGATCTGCCTTTGATTTGTGATTGGCCGAATCGTCCTCTGCAGAAAGTATGCTTTGAAGATGGCAAACCCTCTAGGACGATCTTCCAAGTAGCGAAGCGAGAAGAACACCCTGATGGTTCAAAGACGACGATTGTGCGTTTATTGCCGATTACAGGCCGCTCACACCAATTGCGTGTTCATATGCAAGCGTTAGGTCACCCAATTGTGGGTGATGAGTTCTACGCAACAGAAGAAGCAAAAGCCTTCTCTGAACGTCTAGAGTTGCACGCCGCAGAGCTGAGCTTTTATCACCCGAAAACCGATTGGTTGCGCAGTATTTTTGTTCCTTGTGATTTTTACCTAGAAGCGGAAGAGATGATCTTTGACTATTTCAACCCAGCGCGTAAATTACCAGATTACAAAACACTGCCACGTCCATAA
- the yjgA gene encoding ribosome biogenesis factor YjgA, which produces MARKNQKAPWEPEEEIIWVSKSEMKRDMEELQKLGEELVGLKPAALEKFPLSEDLREAIADAQRFKNEARRRQLQRIGKLMRYEDPEPIQAALDKVRNKHSQATAALHKLEALRDRVVEEGDKAIDDVMELYPEADRQRLRQLARQAAKEKKAGKPAKSYREIFQILKALNEEEI; this is translated from the coding sequence ATGGCACGTAAGAATCAAAAAGCGCCATGGGAACCAGAAGAAGAGATCATCTGGGTAAGTAAATCCGAGATGAAGCGCGACATGGAAGAGCTGCAAAAGCTTGGCGAAGAGCTTGTCGGCCTTAAGCCAGCAGCTCTCGAAAAGTTTCCATTGAGCGAAGACCTACGCGAAGCAATTGCTGATGCGCAGCGCTTTAAAAACGAAGCACGCCGTCGTCAACTGCAACGTATCGGTAAGTTAATGCGTTACGAAGATCCAGAGCCAATCCAAGCGGCACTAGACAAAGTTCGCAACAAACACTCGCAAGCAACAGCGGCACTACACAAGCTTGAAGCGCTGCGTGATCGTGTAGTCGAAGAGGGCGACAAAGCAATTGATGACGTTATGGAGCTTTATCCAGAAGCAGACCGTCAACGTCTACGCCAACTTGCTCGCCAAGCAGCGAAAGAGAAGAAGGCCGGTAAACCAGCAAAATCTTACCGTGAAATTTTCCAAATTCTAAAAGCCTTGAACGAAGAAGAAATCTAA
- the lptB gene encoding LPS export ABC transporter ATP-binding protein translates to MAVLSAKNLAKSYKKRKVVTDVSLEVESGQIVGLLGPNGAGKTTSFYMIVGLVPRDEGIITIDDQDISILPMHSRSRLGIGYLPQEASIFRKLSVEDNIMAVLETRQELTREERQDKLEDLLEEFHIQHIRTSAGMALSGGERRRVEIARALAANPQFILLDEPFAGVDPISVNDIKKIIEHLRDRGLGVLITDHNVRETLDVCEKAYIVSQGHLIASGTPDEVLNNEQVKQVYLGEQFRL, encoded by the coding sequence ATGGCAGTACTGAGCGCAAAGAATCTTGCTAAAAGCTACAAGAAACGCAAGGTCGTTACGGACGTGAGCCTCGAAGTCGAGTCTGGTCAAATTGTGGGACTGTTGGGTCCAAACGGCGCAGGTAAAACCACATCGTTTTACATGATTGTCGGCTTGGTACCTCGTGATGAAGGCATCATCACTATCGACGATCAAGACATCAGTATCCTACCGATGCACAGTCGCTCGCGCCTAGGTATCGGCTACTTGCCACAAGAAGCTTCCATATTCCGTAAGTTATCGGTTGAAGACAACATCATGGCCGTCCTAGAAACTCGCCAAGAGTTAACTCGAGAAGAGCGCCAAGATAAGCTTGAAGATTTATTGGAAGAATTCCACATACAGCACATACGCACCAGTGCGGGTATGGCACTATCAGGTGGTGAACGCCGCCGTGTAGAAATCGCTCGTGCATTGGCAGCAAACCCTCAGTTCATTTTGTTGGATGAACCGTTCGCGGGTGTTGACCCAATTTCGGTTAACGACATCAAAAAAATCATTGAACACTTGCGCGATCGTGGTCTTGGTGTGTTAATCACTGACCATAACGTTCGTGAAACCTTGGACGTTTGTGAAAAAGCCTATATCGTAAGTCAAGGACACCTTATTGCTTCAGGAACTCCGGATGAGGTTCTCAATAACGAGCAGGTGAAACAAGTTTATCTCGGTGAACAATTCCGTCTATGA
- the rapZ gene encoding RNase adapter RapZ, which yields MRLIVVSGHSGAGKSVALRVLEDLGYYCVDNLPVNLLDAFVKSVSDSKQNVAVSIDIRNIPKKLKELNTTLEKLKTELDVTVLFLDANKETLLKRYSETRRIHPLSLGAQSLSLDQAIELEHEILMPLKAHADLVLNSSGQSLHDLSETVRMRVEGRDRKDLVMVFESFGFKYGLPSDADYVFDVRFLPNPHWEPALRPLTGLDAPIGAFLEQHQSVLDLKYQIESFIETWLPLLEKNNRSYLTVAIGCTGGKHRSVYLTQKIGEFFADKGHQVQIRHTSLEKNVKE from the coding sequence ATGCGATTAATTGTTGTTAGCGGGCACTCCGGTGCCGGGAAGAGTGTTGCCCTGCGCGTACTTGAGGACTTAGGGTATTACTGCGTAGACAACCTACCAGTTAACTTGCTTGATGCGTTTGTAAAGTCGGTATCCGACAGTAAACAGAACGTTGCCGTAAGTATCGATATTCGAAATATCCCAAAGAAACTCAAAGAGCTGAACACCACTCTCGAAAAACTCAAAACTGAGTTAGACGTAACGGTGCTGTTCTTAGATGCGAACAAAGAGACCTTACTCAAACGCTACAGCGAAACCAGACGGATCCATCCGCTGTCGCTTGGCGCTCAATCCTTATCTCTTGATCAAGCCATTGAGTTAGAACACGAGATACTGATGCCCTTAAAAGCACACGCGGACTTAGTGCTTAACAGCAGTGGTCAATCCCTGCATGACTTGAGCGAAACCGTACGTATGCGCGTTGAAGGGCGAGATCGAAAAGATCTGGTGATGGTATTCGAATCCTTCGGTTTCAAATATGGACTACCCTCTGATGCCGATTACGTGTTTGATGTGCGCTTCTTGCCAAACCCGCATTGGGAACCAGCATTGCGCCCTCTTACAGGTCTAGATGCCCCGATTGGAGCCTTCCTAGAGCAACATCAATCTGTACTCGATCTTAAGTATCAAATTGAAAGTTTTATCGAGACTTGGTTGCCTCTGCTAGAAAAAAACAATCGCAGTTACTTAACTGTCGCGATTGGTTGTACTGGTGGTAAACATCGCTCAGTGTATCTCACGCAAAAAATTGGTGAGTTCTTCGCTGACAAAGGCCATCAGGTACAAATTCGCCACACTTCATTGGAAAAAAACGTTAAGGAATAA
- a CDS encoding HPr family phosphocarrier protein: MELSRKVLIQNRLGLHARAAVKLVELAQSYDAIITIDNEEDKTATADSVMGLLMLESAQGQYVTIHATGDQSEQALDAVCHLIEDKFDEGE; this comes from the coding sequence GTGGAATTAAGTCGTAAGGTATTGATCCAAAACCGCTTAGGGCTTCACGCTCGCGCTGCGGTAAAACTGGTCGAACTGGCACAAAGCTACGATGCGATCATTACGATCGACAACGAAGAAGATAAAACAGCCACCGCTGATAGCGTTATGGGGCTATTAATGCTTGAGTCCGCCCAAGGGCAATACGTGACGATCCACGCCACTGGCGATCAATCAGAGCAAGCCCTTGATGCGGTTTGTCATTTGATTGAAGATAAGTTTGATGAAGGCGAGTGA
- a CDS encoding D-2-hydroxyacid dehydrogenase: MSLPKVVFLDRATIPAQIQIPRPSFAHDWVEYDLTSSEQVVERLADADIVISNKVVLDQSVLIQLPHLKMIAVAATGFNNVDVNYCAEHNIAVTNVRGYATRSVPEHVIAMLFALRRNLFGYHQDIAAGEWQRNKQFCFFTHPIGDVASSTLGVLGSGALGQATAQLAKALGMNVLFAERKGVTECREGYVSFTEMLDQADAITLHCPLNDETHNLIGEAELKQMKPTSILINTGRGGLVDEQALVDGLKQGEIAGAGFDVFTQEPADESNPLIANMHLPNLLLTPHVAWGSDSSIQRLAEILIENINAFDRGENLNRLA, translated from the coding sequence ATGTCACTGCCTAAAGTGGTCTTCCTCGACCGAGCGACCATCCCAGCCCAAATTCAAATACCTCGTCCAAGCTTTGCCCATGATTGGGTGGAATACGATCTGACTTCTTCTGAGCAAGTTGTTGAGCGTCTTGCTGATGCGGATATCGTGATCAGCAACAAGGTGGTGCTCGACCAATCTGTTCTCATTCAACTTCCTCACCTCAAGATGATTGCCGTCGCGGCAACGGGCTTTAATAACGTCGATGTAAACTATTGCGCCGAGCACAACATCGCGGTTACCAACGTGCGTGGCTATGCGACCCGCTCTGTGCCAGAACACGTTATCGCGATGCTGTTTGCTTTGCGTCGTAACTTGTTTGGTTATCACCAAGATATCGCTGCTGGCGAATGGCAGCGCAACAAGCAGTTCTGTTTCTTTACGCATCCGATTGGAGATGTTGCAAGCAGCACCTTAGGTGTGCTTGGCAGCGGCGCATTAGGTCAAGCAACGGCACAATTGGCAAAAGCATTGGGTATGAATGTGTTGTTTGCAGAACGTAAAGGTGTAACAGAGTGCCGAGAAGGCTATGTTTCTTTTACCGAGATGTTGGATCAAGCGGACGCCATCACGCTACATTGTCCATTGAATGATGAGACACATAATTTGATTGGTGAAGCGGAACTTAAGCAGATGAAGCCAACGTCTATTTTGATTAATACCGGACGTGGCGGCTTGGTGGATGAGCAAGCTTTGGTCGATGGGTTAAAGCAAGGTGAGATTGCTGGGGCTGGGTTTGATGTCTTTACCCAAGAACCCGCTGATGAAAGCAACCCGTTGATTGCGAATATGCATTTGCCTAACTTGCTACTAACGCCGCATGTTGCGTGGGGAAGTGATTCTTCGATACAGCGTTTAGCTGAGATTTTAATTGAGAATATTAACGCGTTTGATCGTGGTGAGAACCTCAATCGTCTAGCGTAA
- a CDS encoding NRAMP family divalent metal transporter produces MESAVSDQPQSKVSQFFRSLGPGILMASAAVGGSHLVASTKAGAIYGWQLAALILLVNLFKYPFFRAGVQYTMGTGKTLVEGYAKLGRPYLWLFLFLSSVSAVINTAALLMFSASLLGYFIPFSLSMASLSVIVLVTCLVILFVGHYKALDTLSKVIMTVLTIATLLAVAIAFGNPVEPVANFESPSPWSIAAIGFIVVTMGWMPAPIEISCLTSAWLKRQTSQQEVTAKSALFDFNVGYIGTAVLALVFVSLGALMLHGSGIELKSSGVGFSHQLVGLYASTIGEWSRYLIAVIAFFCIFGSTITVIDGYSRVISDSQRLLRSQPETDPKATSAIMLIVSLCALGIVVFWASALLPMLNFAMVLAFMTTPFFALLNYILVSKTDLPKPLALGRKLKWLSIAGLIYLFGFLALFIWWKWLM; encoded by the coding sequence ATGGAATCCGCAGTATCCGATCAACCCCAATCCAAAGTCTCGCAATTCTTCCGCTCTCTTGGCCCTGGTATTCTCATGGCCTCTGCCGCCGTCGGTGGTTCTCACCTTGTTGCATCCACCAAAGCTGGGGCTATCTACGGCTGGCAACTTGCGGCGCTCATCCTGCTGGTAAACCTTTTTAAATACCCATTCTTCCGAGCAGGCGTGCAGTACACCATGGGCACTGGTAAAACGTTGGTTGAAGGCTATGCCAAACTTGGTCGCCCATACTTGTGGTTGTTCTTATTCCTCAGTTCCGTTTCTGCGGTCATCAACACAGCAGCACTGTTGATGTTCAGTGCGAGCTTGTTGGGCTATTTCATTCCATTTTCTTTGTCGATGGCATCACTCAGTGTCATTGTTTTGGTAACATGTTTAGTGATTTTATTCGTCGGCCACTACAAAGCACTGGATACACTTTCAAAAGTCATTATGACGGTCTTAACGATAGCGACGCTACTTGCGGTTGCGATAGCGTTTGGAAACCCTGTAGAGCCTGTTGCGAACTTTGAATCCCCTTCTCCGTGGTCAATTGCTGCCATCGGCTTTATCGTTGTGACCATGGGCTGGATGCCTGCTCCAATCGAGATCTCTTGTTTAACGTCTGCGTGGCTAAAGCGCCAAACTAGCCAACAAGAAGTTACGGCAAAATCTGCCCTGTTTGATTTCAACGTCGGCTACATTGGTACTGCGGTATTGGCTTTGGTGTTTGTATCACTAGGTGCGTTGATGCTGCACGGTTCAGGTATTGAGCTTAAGAGCTCCGGCGTAGGCTTCTCCCATCAGCTTGTTGGCTTGTACGCCTCAACCATTGGTGAATGGTCACGTTACCTGATTGCTGTGATTGCGTTCTTTTGTATCTTCGGCAGCACCATTACGGTAATTGACGGCTACTCGCGTGTGATTTCAGACTCTCAACGGTTGCTGCGTTCACAACCAGAAACCGATCCAAAAGCGACGTCGGCCATCATGCTTATTGTTTCTCTATGTGCTTTAGGTATCGTTGTTTTCTGGGCTTCAGCACTATTACCGATGTTGAACTTTGCCATGGTATTGGCGTTTATGACGACGCCATTCTTCGCGCTTTTAAACTATATTCTAGTGAGTAAAACCGACTTGCCTAAGCCATTGGCGCTGGGTCGTAAATTGAAGTGGTTGTCGATTGCTGGTTTGATTTACTTATTCGGCTTCTTAGCGCTATTCATTTGGTGGAAGTGGTTGATGTAA
- the pmbA gene encoding metalloprotease PmbA, whose protein sequence is MDIKQQVAEQRTELEQAVSRALEIAAAKSDAAEVAITKSTGLSVSTRMGDVENVEFNSDGALGITVYRGQRKGSASTSDLSEAAIEQTVLAALDIAQYTSEDPFAGPAPKEYMVKEVPDLDLFHPDAPDPDYAAQVAIAAEKEALNYSDAIKQSDGASYDSHYGVKVYGNSHGLLASYASSRHSTSCCVIGVGKNGEMERDYSYTVARHRDDLWAPEVVGRSAAEKTISRLDAQKLKTGKYPVMFAADVATGLIGHLVMAISGGNLYRKSSFLLDHLGKQVLPEWFNISERPHVLRGLASSPFDSEGVYTQDREIITDGVLATYLLTSYAARKMKMDPTGHAGGIHNWYVKSTGQSFEQMLRELGTGLLVTETMGQGVNVVTGDYSRGAAGFWVENGEIQYPVSEITIAGNLKDMFNQIVAVGSDVETRSQIQTGSILLDTMKVAGE, encoded by the coding sequence ATGGATATTAAACAGCAGGTTGCTGAGCAACGTACCGAGCTAGAACAAGCCGTTTCACGTGCACTAGAAATCGCTGCGGCGAAGTCTGATGCCGCTGAAGTCGCAATTACCAAGAGCACGGGTTTGAGTGTTTCCACTCGCATGGGTGACGTGGAAAACGTTGAATTCAACAGCGACGGCGCACTGGGTATTACCGTTTACCGTGGCCAACGTAAAGGCAGTGCTTCCACATCCGATTTGAGCGAAGCGGCTATCGAGCAAACGGTGTTAGCAGCATTAGACATCGCTCAATACACATCAGAAGATCCATTCGCGGGCCCAGCTCCGAAAGAATATATGGTGAAAGAGGTGCCTGATTTAGACCTTTTCCACCCAGACGCACCCGATCCAGATTACGCAGCACAAGTTGCGATTGCCGCTGAAAAAGAAGCACTTAACTACAGCGATGCGATTAAGCAAAGCGATGGTGCGAGCTATGACAGTCATTACGGCGTCAAAGTGTACGGTAACAGCCATGGCTTGTTGGCAAGCTACGCGTCAAGTCGCCACAGCACCAGCTGTTGTGTGATTGGTGTAGGCAAAAATGGTGAGATGGAGCGTGACTACAGCTACACCGTTGCTCGCCATCGTGACGACCTTTGGGCTCCTGAAGTGGTTGGCCGCAGTGCCGCAGAAAAAACCATCAGTCGCTTAGACGCTCAAAAGCTGAAAACGGGTAAGTACCCAGTCATGTTTGCTGCGGACGTAGCGACAGGTTTGATTGGCCATCTAGTGATGGCAATCAGCGGTGGTAACCTGTACCGTAAATCCTCTTTCTTACTTGATCACCTCGGCAAGCAAGTACTTCCAGAATGGTTCAATATTTCAGAGCGCCCACATGTCTTACGTGGCCTAGCTTCTAGTCCATTTGATAGTGAAGGTGTGTACACGCAAGATCGTGAAATCATCACCGATGGTGTACTCGCGACTTACCTGCTAACGAGTTATGCGGCTCGTAAAATGAAAATGGACCCAACTGGCCATGCTGGTGGTATCCACAACTGGTACGTGAAGTCGACGGGACAAAGTTTCGAGCAAATGCTGAGAGAGCTTGGCACAGGTTTACTAGTAACTGAAACCATGGGCCAAGGCGTGAACGTCGTGACAGGTGATTACTCTCGTGGTGCTGCTGGCTTCTGGGTAGAAAATGGTGAAATCCAATACCCAGTATCAGAAATTACCATTGCGGGTAACCTAAAAGACATGTTCAACCAAATTGTTGCCGTGGGTAGCGATGTGGAAACGCGTTCTCAAATCCAAACCGGCTCTATCTTGCTTGATACCATGAAGGTGGCGGGCGAATAA
- the hpf gene encoding ribosome hibernation promoting factor, producing the protein MQINIQGHHVDLTDSMQDYVQSKFQKLDRFFDHINQVQVVLKVEKLNQIAEATLHINQGEIHASSNDESMYAAIDSLVDKLVRQLNKHKEKLNSH; encoded by the coding sequence ATGCAAATCAATATTCAAGGCCATCACGTTGATCTTACCGATTCAATGCAAGACTATGTTCAATCAAAGTTTCAGAAGCTCGATAGATTCTTCGACCATATAAACCAAGTACAAGTTGTACTAAAAGTTGAAAAACTTAACCAAATCGCGGAAGCTACGCTTCACATAAATCAGGGCGAAATCCACGCGTCATCGAATGACGAAAGTATGTATGCAGCAATTGATTCGCTGGTGGATAAATTAGTTCGTCAACTTAACAAGCACAAAGAAAAACTAAACAGTCATTAA
- the ptsN gene encoding PTS IIA-like nitrogen regulatory protein PtsN encodes MQLSEILSLDCTKSAVHCTSKKRALEMISQIVAENTGQDSTELFECMLSREKMGSTGIGNGIAIPHARMSSSDKAIAVLLQCDEAIEFDAIDNRPVDLLFALLVPEEQCKEHLKTLSSMAERLSDKQVLKMLRKAQSDEELYDIMIHQ; translated from the coding sequence ATGCAATTGAGCGAGATACTGTCACTGGACTGCACCAAAAGTGCAGTCCATTGTACAAGTAAGAAACGAGCCCTAGAGATGATCAGCCAAATTGTTGCTGAAAACACGGGCCAAGATTCAACCGAACTGTTTGAGTGTATGCTCAGCAGAGAAAAGATGGGTAGTACGGGTATCGGCAACGGTATTGCTATCCCTCACGCAAGAATGTCATCCAGCGATAAAGCCATTGCCGTATTACTTCAATGTGATGAAGCGATTGAGTTTGATGCGATCGACAACCGACCTGTAGACCTTCTCTTTGCGCTTCTGGTTCCAGAAGAACAGTGCAAAGAACACCTCAAAACACTATCCTCTATGGCTGAACGCTTGAGCGACAAGCAAGTGTTAAAAATGCTGCGCAAAGCTCAGAGCGATGAAGAACTCTACGACATTATGATTCATCAGTAA